The proteins below come from a single Methanobrevibacter oralis genomic window:
- a CDS encoding membrane protein, which yields MFIKIRRDTLIILLLAFILILCGRLITYVAFASSDEVNDGIPISGVIVKGNDIVPVDIIRANVMQAGFRDGSVIYGDVLKTSKRETSLQDAIQTAQEFATRSTVPGTSVQPITAADVQVDRNTGIVTVTVIEDFSSVDLSNKTKEQ from the coding sequence ATGTTTATAAAGATTAGAAGAGACACGTTAATAATTTTATTACTGGCGTTTATTTTGATTCTTTGTGGTCGTTTAATTACTTATGTAGCTTTTGCATCATCTGATGAAGTAAATGATGGTATTCCAATTTCTGGAGTTATTGTTAAAGGTAATGATATAGTTCCAGTGGATATCATAAGAGCGAATGTGATGCAGGCTGGTTTTAGGGATGGTAGTGTAATATACGGTGATGTATTAAAAACTTCTAAAAGAGAAACATCGCTACAAGATGCTATTCAGACGGCTCAAGAATTTGCAACACGGTCAACAGTTCCCGGTACATCTGTTCAACCAATTACTGCTGCAGATGTTCAAGTTGATAGAAACACGGGTATTGTAACAGTAACTGTTATAGAGGACTTTTCTTCTGTAGATTTATCGAATAAAACGAAGGAGCAGTGA
- a CDS encoding TIGR01177 family methyltransferase: MELLCIQSQEHPFLPIAELKAVIECEEMECNLEVIIKGLVIIKDIKAEKINEYYKILIKRLGYTHEIHQIIKKSTTNDLNEDVEDIDWSYYIKDTFAVRVKRFFSKIDTVATERKVGSVILNNTRNIKVNLDKPTSLIRLVAFEDTVYISIEKYKLDKKHFEDIKPHKRPFFYPGSMSPKLARCMVNLSRVKKGDLLLDPFCGTGGILIEAGLIGCKVVGSDIYWKMKNGTAINLEFCGIKDYKTFNLDVRELKMYEKVASVVTDPPYGISTSTGNIDGDDIFKEFFNAIYDNMKDDAYLCIASPHYVDLKPMMDEVGFKLVEEYEIKMHRSLTRIISVIRKNI; the protein is encoded by the coding sequence ATGGAATTATTATGTATACAATCACAAGAACATCCATTTCTACCAATAGCTGAGCTAAAAGCAGTAATTGAATGTGAAGAAATGGAATGTAATTTAGAAGTAATAATTAAAGGCTTAGTCATAATTAAAGACATAAAAGCAGAAAAAATAAATGAATATTATAAAATTCTAATAAAAAGATTAGGTTATACTCATGAAATCCATCAAATAATAAAAAAATCCACAACAAATGATTTAAATGAAGATGTTGAAGATATTGATTGGAGTTATTATATTAAAGATACTTTTGCTGTAAGAGTTAAACGTTTCTTCTCAAAAATTGACACTGTAGCAACAGAAAGAAAAGTAGGTTCTGTAATTTTAAATAATACACGAAATATTAAAGTTAATTTAGATAAACCAACATCACTCATAAGATTAGTTGCATTTGAGGATACAGTGTATATATCTATTGAGAAATATAAATTAGATAAAAAACACTTTGAAGATATAAAACCTCATAAAAGACCTTTTTTTTACCCAGGATCAATGAGTCCAAAATTAGCAAGGTGTATGGTTAATTTATCCAGAGTTAAGAAAGGAGATTTGCTACTTGACCCATTTTGTGGAACTGGAGGTATTTTAATCGAAGCTGGATTAATTGGATGTAAAGTAGTTGGTTCTGATATTTATTGGAAAATGAAAAATGGAACAGCTATTAATTTAGAATTCTGTGGAATTAAAGATTATAAAACATTTAATCTTGATGTTCGCGAACTTAAAATGTATGAAAAGGTAGCTAGTGTAGTTACAGATCCACCATATGGAATATCTACTTCAACAGGAAATATTGATGGTGATGATATTTTTAAAGAATTTTTCAATGCTATTTATGATAACATGAAAGATGATGCATATTTATGTATTGCTTCTCCTCATTATGTGGATTTAAAACCAATGATGGATGAGGTAGGGTTCAAACTAGTTGAGGAATATGAAATTAAAATGCATAGAAGTTTAACAAGAATAATTTCAGTAATTAGAAAAAATATTTAA
- a CDS encoding PH domain-containing protein, giving the protein MLFNKKGSSASEKILYQTRPNMVVACKKVIYASILIAILIFIAPIIVGFISEMQVYLISYVKLSLTKYTAIALFVLILIIVLYMIWQLIGWYATEYTLTDSRIIIKSGVLRTKKSYMPYATIQDVNTSQSILDRIINVGTISLYSAYDNSQLELANVSNPSEIENIIFSNIRIPPQQSYIPSEKNFLRPKEERYEEDYYSDDDYITPIHNEREEFYQKALNDDYEYYPEDLNYNQPKRYEYEDLDDLVDKGIRYEGAPNYYPKQQQYSPKLNERENYTDKNQEEVSQIVDESSEGAIKRHFDKFKK; this is encoded by the coding sequence ATGTTATTTAATAAAAAGGGTAGTAGTGCATCTGAGAAAATACTTTATCAAACAAGACCCAACATGGTTGTTGCTTGTAAAAAAGTGATTTATGCAAGTATATTAATAGCTATTTTAATATTTATAGCACCTATTATTGTGGGATTTATCTCAGAAATGCAAGTATATTTAATATCTTATGTTAAATTATCCCTAACAAAGTATACTGCAATTGCTCTTTTTGTTTTAATACTAATTATTGTTCTTTATATGATTTGGCAGCTGATTGGATGGTATGCCACTGAATACACATTAACAGATTCAAGAATCATTATAAAATCAGGTGTTCTTAGAACTAAAAAATCTTACATGCCATATGCAACAATTCAGGACGTTAATACTTCTCAAAGTATTTTAGATAGAATTATTAATGTAGGAACTATTTCATTGTATAGTGCATATGATAATAGTCAATTAGAATTAGCCAATGTTTCAAATCCTTCTGAAATTGAAAACATAATATTTTCAAATATAAGAATCCCTCCACAGCAATCTTATATTCCAAGCGAAAAAAACTTTTTAAGGCCAAAAGAAGAGCGTTATGAGGAAGATTATTATTCTGATGATGACTATATTACTCCAATTCATAATGAACGTGAAGAATTCTATCAAAAAGCTTTAAATGATGATTATGAATATTATCCTGAAGATTTAAATTATAATCAACCTAAAAGATACGAATACGAAGATTTAGATGATTTAGTTGATAAAGGCATAAGATATGAGGGAGCACCTAATTATTATCCGAAACAACAACAATATTCACCTAAACTAAATGAACGTGAAAATTACACAGATAAAAATCAAGAAGAAGTTTCACAAATAGTTGATGAAAGTAGCGAAGGTGCAATTAAACGGCATTTTGATAAATTTAAGAAATAA
- a CDS encoding Mur ligase family protein → MNINDLALAVEGELTGNNDFFTKEGFTGRFTFLNEAKEGDIVIRHWINGKGIGIAASKKIACLITQNPKDDAVEFAKKLNFPLIVTDKIELANAYALSWTIDTYSPNSKNIVITGTNGKSTTSHLIYHILKNAGFHVLTNTDSESEFNTLIDPMISKLIADEVINNGNLDYLVIEVSEVQGWLGKLMQHHAFLMANALKADVGVITNIAMDHIGLVNSIDEVFDEIKTVPEAIRDACVLNYDDELVRKLKHKNVFYSSMNKLNMNNAVYFNDGIYYKDELIVKKEDLPFISNHFIQNILSAVGACISLDLSIDKIASGVKSYKALNRRFTKLNDKPLIYDDFAHNPDGIKATIAETLKLLKENQKLFVVCSIRGSRGVEINKLNVRALVSSFNPNIELILSSSNDVVDNLNHVNQDERNIFFEVLDKNNIHYTHFYNLEDSLRYTLNKADNKDIILLIGAQGMDPANGLLENIL, encoded by the coding sequence ATGAATATTAATGATTTGGCTTTAGCAGTTGAAGGTGAACTAACAGGTAATAATGATTTTTTCACTAAGGAAGGATTCACTGGAAGATTCACCTTTTTAAATGAAGCAAAGGAAGGAGATATTGTAATTAGGCATTGGATTAATGGAAAAGGTATTGGAATTGCAGCAAGTAAAAAGATAGCTTGCCTTATTACTCAAAATCCAAAAGATGATGCAGTAGAATTTGCAAAAAAACTAAACTTCCCATTAATAGTTACAGATAAAATTGAACTAGCTAATGCTTATGCATTATCATGGACAATAGATACTTACTCCCCTAATTCTAAAAATATTGTTATAACAGGTACAAATGGAAAATCAACTACTTCTCATTTGATTTATCATATTTTAAAAAATGCAGGATTTCATGTGTTAACAAATACTGATAGTGAATCGGAATTTAACACATTGATTGATCCTATGATTTCTAAATTAATAGCTGATGAGGTTATTAATAATGGAAACTTAGATTATTTAGTTATTGAAGTATCTGAAGTACAAGGTTGGCTGGGTAAATTAATGCAACATCATGCTTTTTTAATGGCTAATGCCCTAAAGGCTGATGTCGGAGTTATAACAAATATTGCAATGGATCATATTGGGCTTGTAAATTCAATTGATGAAGTATTTGATGAGATAAAAACTGTTCCTGAAGCTATTCGTGATGCTTGTGTTTTAAATTATGATGATGAGTTGGTTAGGAAATTAAAACATAAAAATGTCTTTTATTCATCAATGAATAAATTAAATATGAATAATGCAGTTTACTTTAATGATGGAATATACTATAAAGATGAATTAATTGTTAAAAAAGAAGATCTTCCATTTATAAGCAATCATTTTATTCAAAATATTTTATCTGCTGTTGGTGCGTGTATTTCACTTGATCTGTCTATTGATAAAATAGCTAGTGGGGTTAAGTCATATAAGGCATTAAATAGAAGATTTACTAAGTTAAATGATAAACCACTAATATATGATGATTTCGCACATAATCCCGATGGAATTAAAGCAACAATAGCTGAAACTCTTAAACTTCTTAAGGAAAATCAGAAATTATTTGTAGTTTGCTCAATTAGAGGCTCAAGAGGTGTTGAAATTAATAAACTCAATGTAAGGGCTTTGGTTAGTTCATTTAATCCTAATATTGAACTTATATTATCATCTAGTAATGATGTTGTTGATAATTTAAATCATGTTAATCAGGATGAGCGGAATATATTTTTTGAGGTTTTAGATAAAAACAACATTCATTATACTCATTTTTATAATTTAGAAGATTCTTTAAGATATACATTAAATAAAGCAGATAATAAGGATATTATATTATTAATTGGTGCACAGGGAATGGATCCAGCTAATGGCCTTTTAGAAAATATTCTATAA
- a CDS encoding multiprotein bridging factor aMBF1 codes for MECEICGKPVNKHNPIRAKIEGSVMVVCSECAKLGKIQKAQSKPKFTQRKKNKPSTPSKTQKYSKKDEPTEELIEGFEDKIRNARETKNWSREDLGRKINEKVSVISKIEAGKMIPDNKVTQKLEKTLNIKLLEKVGNLDLEQYMSSSSDERTLGNIMKIKRK; via the coding sequence ATGGAATGCGAAATTTGTGGAAAACCCGTAAATAAACATAACCCAATAAGAGCAAAAATCGAAGGATCAGTTATGGTTGTATGTAGTGAATGTGCAAAATTAGGCAAGATTCAAAAAGCACAGTCTAAACCAAAATTTACACAAAGAAAAAAGAATAAACCTTCTACTCCTTCAAAAACTCAAAAGTATTCAAAAAAAGACGAACCTACAGAAGAATTAATCGAAGGTTTTGAAGATAAAATAAGAAATGCAAGAGAAACTAAAAATTGGTCTCGTGAGGATTTAGGTAGAAAAATCAATGAAAAAGTTTCGGTTATCTCTAAAATCGAAGCTGGAAAAATGATACCCGATAATAAAGTTACTCAAAAACTAGAAAAAACCCTGAATATTAAATTACTTGAAAAAGTAGGTAACTTAGATTTAGAACAATACATGAGTTCGTCTTCAGATGAGAGAACTCTTGGAAATATAATGAAAATTAAAAGAAAATAG
- a CDS encoding membrane protein has translation MLTMSSVSATCNIIVITDPTGQDPNGAAAGSMSFAQNMFQSTFLMSKNNHFAVLSGGTGSSDTRLESIVDVIASLNNNVSAASAASLASQYKGARIVVGGPEIGAAVGGSFNAYVITVDGSTGDIKVTPYTSGVAVLPPGQKGAIIHLRNTQGNPLYGTADSVRKETAMNIGKMIRDGYPATTILSEAMGEVARDSGEKYGGGGVNLVSGVSTEDMFTPTDMNVTGYPMDEPYSKVCDDCGWAMGYPAAEAYDKCPVCGGSLRTVYAYEALGSAITVSSDSISVSVYGSDKPGLASTTKEIVEASVAKNGYDASAIASSINRAINNGLLMGVDHVEPKDLNVKQGSKAVGVYYTALPGDRSSPSWDLPIDEGILNILGSIQTAVGIILILLVVFRSRLLKSFQNR, from the coding sequence ATGTTAACTATGAGTAGTGTTTCAGCTACTTGTAACATTATTGTTATTACAGATCCAACAGGTCAAGATCCTAATGGTGCTGCAGCAGGAAGTATGTCCTTTGCACAAAACATGTTCCAATCTACATTTTTAATGTCTAAAAATAATCATTTTGCAGTACTCTCAGGGGGTACTGGTTCATCTGATACAAGGTTGGAATCTATTGTTGATGTTATAGCTAGTTTAAATAACAACGTTTCTGCAGCTTCAGCAGCATCTCTTGCATCTCAATACAAAGGAGCTCGTATTGTAGTAGGAGGTCCTGAAATTGGTGCTGCAGTTGGCGGTTCATTTAATGCTTATGTCATTACTGTTGATGGTTCTACTGGTGATATTAAGGTAACCCCTTATACGAGTGGGGTAGCAGTTTTACCTCCTGGTCAGAAAGGAGCTATTATTCACTTGAGAAACACTCAAGGAAATCCATTATATGGTACTGCAGATAGTGTTCGTAAAGAAACAGCAATGAACATTGGTAAAATGATTAGGGATGGTTATCCTGCAACTACTATATTATCAGAAGCTATGGGTGAAGTAGCTCGTGATTCTGGTGAAAAATATGGTGGGGGTGGAGTAAACCTAGTATCTGGTGTTTCAACAGAAGACATGTTCACTCCAACTGATATGAATGTAACGGGTTATCCAATGGATGAGCCATATTCTAAGGTTTGTGATGATTGTGGATGGGCTATGGGGTATCCTGCAGCTGAAGCATATGATAAATGTCCTGTTTGTGGGGGAAGTTTAAGAACGGTTTATGCATATGAAGCATTAGGTTCTGCGATTACTGTTAGTTCAGATTCTATTAGTGTTTCAGTTTATGGAAGTGATAAACCAGGTTTAGCATCGACTACAAAAGAAATTGTTGAAGCGTCTGTAGCTAAAAATGGATATGATGCGTCAGCTATTGCTTCGTCTATTAATAGGGCTATTAATAATGGTCTTTTAATGGGAGTTGATCACGTTGAACCCAAGGACTTAAATGTAAAACAAGGTTCAAAAGCTGTTGGTGTTTATTATACTGCATTACCCGGAGATAGATCTTCACCATCATGGGATTTGCCAATTGATGAAGGAATCTTAAACATTTTAGGAAGTATTCAAACGGCCGTTGGAATTATTTTAATACTTCTTGTAGTATTTAGAAGCAGATTATTGAAATCTTTCCAAAACCGGTGA
- a CDS encoding DUF356 domain-containing protein → MALILIRGESNSKLLNAIADMERHGELNLSSKPKVIDAKFADSLVENILKSKLRTTSKVATAFFVKEDTTLSIMQIKKIHPPAHVVVVSDEYAGYKELKEKLSNARIFQGYHSFKAQNDGKIDYSIKGENRRIKNNKLSSYPHK, encoded by the coding sequence ATGGCTTTAATTTTAATTAGGGGAGAAAGCAATTCCAAATTACTTAATGCAATAGCGGACATGGAAAGACATGGTGAATTAAATTTATCTTCAAAACCAAAAGTAATTGATGCTAAATTTGCAGATTCATTAGTTGAAAATATTTTAAAATCAAAACTTAGAACTACATCTAAAGTAGCTACTGCATTTTTTGTAAAAGAAGACACAACATTAAGTATTATGCAAATAAAGAAAATCCATCCGCCTGCTCATGTAGTTGTAGTTAGTGATGAATATGCAGGTTATAAAGAACTTAAAGAAAAATTATCTAATGCAAGAATATTTCAAGGATATCATTCCTTTAAAGCTCAAAATGATGGTAAAATTGATTATAGCATAAAAGGAGAAAATAGACGAATTAAAAATAATAAATTAAGTAGCTATCCTCATAAATAG
- a CDS encoding proteasome-activating nucleotidase, which translates to MNDINDLENTSKEELFDEIESLKDEINSLKDEKTKAKSNLMWKVRKLEKDKVLIENEKIRLERETKSLRSEVERFRSPPLVLATITEVLDDYKMIVKSTTGPSFLVNYSKFLDEKLLVPGSRVALNQQTFGIVEILPSEKDANVTGMEIETKPDVTYDSIGGLEEQIVEVKETVELPLTEPELFKKIGIDPPKGILLYGPPGTGKTLLAKAVANETNATFIKIVASEFVKKYIGEGARLVREVFELAKEKAPAIIFIDELDAVAAQRLKSSTSGDREVQRTLMQLLAELDGFESRGDIGIIGATNRPDILDPALLRPGRFDRFIEVPLPNIDGRREILKIHSKNMSFEEEADIDLLADLTDGLSGADLKAVCTEAGMFAIREKRDAITVSNFMDAVNKVMSKNTENEFNLEPGVMFG; encoded by the coding sequence ATGAATGATATTAATGACTTGGAAAACACATCTAAAGAAGAATTATTTGATGAGATTGAATCTCTAAAAGATGAAATTAATTCTCTTAAAGATGAAAAAACAAAAGCTAAAAGTAATCTAATGTGGAAAGTTAGGAAGTTAGAAAAAGATAAAGTCCTAATCGAAAATGAAAAAATCAGATTAGAAAGAGAAACTAAGTCCTTACGTTCCGAAGTGGAAAGATTTAGGTCTCCACCTTTAGTACTAGCTACCATCACTGAAGTATTAGATGATTATAAAATGATTGTAAAAAGTACTACTGGTCCTAGTTTTTTAGTTAACTATTCAAAATTTTTAGATGAAAAATTATTAGTTCCAGGTTCAAGAGTTGCTCTTAATCAACAAACTTTTGGTATTGTTGAAATATTGCCATCAGAAAAAGATGCTAATGTAACTGGAATGGAAATCGAAACAAAACCTGATGTGACTTATGATAGTATTGGTGGTTTAGAAGAACAAATAGTTGAGGTAAAAGAAACTGTAGAGCTACCTTTAACTGAACCTGAATTATTTAAAAAAATAGGAATAGATCCTCCAAAAGGAATCTTATTATATGGACCTCCAGGAACTGGTAAAACATTACTTGCAAAGGCAGTAGCTAATGAAACAAATGCAACATTTATTAAGATTGTAGCATCTGAATTTGTTAAAAAATACATTGGTGAAGGTGCAAGACTAGTTCGTGAAGTATTCGAACTTGCAAAAGAAAAAGCTCCAGCTATTATATTCATCGATGAACTTGATGCAGTTGCAGCTCAGAGACTTAAAAGTTCTACAAGTGGGGATAGGGAAGTTCAAAGGACTTTAATGCAATTACTTGCAGAACTTGATGGGTTTGAATCAAGGGGGGATATTGGAATTATTGGTGCTACTAACAGGCCAGACATTTTAGATCCTGCATTATTACGTCCAGGACGTTTTGATAGGTTCATTGAAGTTCCACTTCCAAATATTGATGGAAGACGTGAAATTTTAAAGATTCATTCTAAAAACATGTCCTTTGAAGAAGAAGCAGATATTGATTTGCTTGCAGATTTAACTGATGGTCTATCTGGTGCTGATTTAAAAGCAGTATGTACAGAAGCAGGTATGTTTGCAATTCGTGAAAAGCGTGATGCTATAACAGTTTCTAACTTTATGGATGCTGTTAATAAAGTCATGTCTAAAAATACTGAAAATGAATTTAATTTAGAACCAGGCGTAATGTTTGGTTAG
- a CDS encoding glycosyltransferase family 4 protein, translating to MCGYMNNTGMLVLFLITLCATIFFTYYVRRILLKARIADNPIVSEHRHKSGTPTMGGIAFLFTISLIISLYYQNTQILIVSFIMLAGGIVGLVDDLIGLKVKEIQKIVINTSNEMITLGRLDVKPNEEVRVATPKAKAEIDELLKQEKVEVVGEVPIKSEPEELEKIICQIVLGLFLGLTGAVTTLGGFNLGLLSVPIVIVAILGCINSVNLIDGMDGLAAGIVGIASIFCCIYGYLFGPLTAIPPFLILSAICIGFLVFNKYPASIFMGDTGSFVLGTGYAAAVLVCDIPYFGVLALAVPIISVVVSLLHRAHIIKLPVEPLHHTLNHYGMSETKIVYSYWGATLILCVIGILAKFYIF from the coding sequence TTGTGTGGTTATATGAATAATACAGGAATGTTAGTTCTTTTTTTAATAACATTATGTGCTACAATTTTTTTCACATATTATGTTAGAAGAATATTACTAAAAGCAAGGATTGCTGATAATCCCATAGTCAGTGAACATAGACATAAAAGCGGAACTCCTACGATGGGAGGAATCGCCTTTTTATTTACTATTTCATTAATAATTTCTCTTTATTATCAAAATACACAGATTTTAATAGTTTCATTTATAATGCTTGCAGGAGGAATTGTAGGTTTAGTAGATGATTTAATTGGTCTTAAAGTTAAAGAAATCCAAAAAATCGTTATAAACACGTCTAATGAAATGATTACTCTTGGAAGATTGGATGTAAAGCCTAATGAAGAAGTTAGGGTAGCTACTCCTAAAGCAAAAGCTGAAATAGATGAACTTTTAAAACAAGAAAAAGTAGAAGTTGTTGGTGAAGTTCCAATTAAAAGTGAACCTGAAGAACTTGAAAAAATAATATGTCAGATTGTTTTAGGACTATTCTTAGGATTAACTGGTGCTGTAACCACACTTGGGGGATTTAATTTAGGATTATTATCTGTTCCAATTGTAATTGTAGCTATTTTAGGTTGTATTAATTCAGTTAATTTAATTGATGGAATGGATGGATTAGCTGCAGGAATTGTAGGTATTGCTTCAATATTCTGTTGTATTTATGGCTATTTATTTGGACCACTTACAGCAATACCACCATTTTTAATCTTATCAGCAATTTGCATAGGATTTTTAGTGTTTAATAAATATCCTGCTTCAATATTTATGGGAGATACTGGATCTTTTGTATTGGGTACTGGTTATGCAGCAGCAGTACTTGTATGTGATATTCCTTACTTTGGAGTACTTGCATTAGCTGTTCCAATTATATCTGTTGTTGTTAGCTTGCTTCATAGGGCACACATCATTAAATTACCAGTGGAACCGCTACACCATACTTTAAATCATTATGGGATGTCTGAGACAAAAATAGTATATAGCTATTGGGGAGCTACTTTAATATTATGTGTAATTGGAATTTTAGCTAAATTCTACATATTTTAG